A stretch of Desulfitobacterium dichloroeliminans LMG P-21439 DNA encodes these proteins:
- a CDS encoding Mini-ribonuclease 3, with protein MPRSWQEMNALTLAYLGDAVYELWVRTHLLNSGHEKVNDLHHFATKYVRAATQAKLLHQILPHLDEQETSVVHRGRNAKGGHPKSTDVVTYRHATAFEALVGFWQLTDRTERMLWAFEQVDELIIEGDEEKPSGNSLKDDDAASDEPVQSGQSVMDEMDC; from the coding sequence ATGCCAAGATCCTGGCAGGAAATGAATGCCCTTACCCTAGCCTATCTGGGGGATGCTGTCTATGAACTTTGGGTTAGGACACATCTCCTCAACAGTGGTCATGAAAAGGTAAATGATCTCCATCACTTCGCTACCAAATATGTTCGTGCTGCAACCCAAGCCAAGCTCCTTCATCAAATACTTCCTCACTTGGACGAGCAGGAAACATCCGTAGTCCATCGCGGGAGAAATGCTAAAGGAGGTCATCCGAAAAGCACAGATGTAGTGACCTACCGCCATGCCACTGCCTTTGAGGCCCTTGTAGGCTTCTGGCAGCTCACAGACAGGACGGAACGAATGCTTTGGGCTTTTGAACAGGTGGACGAGCTCATTATTGAAGGTGATGAGGAAAAGCCAAGCGGTAATAGCCTCAAAGATGATGATGCTGCCAGCGATGAACCGGTCCAAAGTGGGCAATCCGTGATGGATGAGATGGATTGTTAA